A genomic region of Carassius carassius chromosome 13, fCarCar2.1, whole genome shotgun sequence contains the following coding sequences:
- the LOC132155954 gene encoding cAMP-regulated phosphoprotein 19-like, whose product MEETKPEETNVEEQKDEENKICPEKLEEAKLKAKYPQLGNKPGGSDLLRKRLQKGPKYFDSGDYNMAKAKIKNKQLPAAQTEKTEITGDHIPTPQDLPQRKPSLLASKLAV is encoded by the exons ATGGAGGAAACAAAGCCTGAGGAGACGAATGTGGAGGAGCAGAAA GATGAGGAGAATAAGATCTGTCCAGAGAAACTGGAGGAAGCCAAACTGAAGGCCAAATACCCTCAATTGGGTAATAAGCCTGGAGGATCCGATCTGCTCAGAAAAAGACTGCAGAAGGGG CCAAAGTACTTTGACTCAGGTGACTACAACATGGCGAAGGCCAAGATCAAGAACAAGCAGCTTCCAGCGGCACAGACAGAGAAGACCGAGATCACTGGAGACCACATCCCCACCCCTCAGGATCTGCCACAGAGGAAACCCTCTCTGTTGGCCAGCAAACTGGCTGTCTGA